Proteins encoded together in one Stigmatella aurantiaca window:
- a CDS encoding SpoIIE family protein phosphatase, whose amino-acid sequence MKLATAWRSRPRQGEQANGDAVLVRSEQGHTLLAVIDALGHGPVAADVADKALRGLASVPLPSSVDALVEVLHRVLKGTRGAAALVALFDGRTLRCGGVGNVDLRTVGTRVPVFPTPGILGHPCRKVHSLETLLAAHDRLVFFTDGLSSRLEAHLTQGRDPEAACALLMERYGRHTDDATVLVVDVEGE is encoded by the coding sequence ATGAAGCTGGCCACCGCCTGGCGCTCGCGGCCCCGTCAGGGGGAGCAGGCCAACGGCGACGCGGTGCTGGTGCGCAGCGAACAGGGACACACGCTGCTGGCCGTCATCGACGCGCTGGGGCATGGGCCGGTGGCCGCCGACGTGGCGGACAAGGCCCTCCGGGGCCTGGCAAGCGTGCCCCTGCCCTCCAGCGTGGACGCGCTGGTGGAGGTGCTGCACCGGGTGCTCAAGGGCACCCGGGGCGCGGCGGCCCTGGTGGCCCTGTTCGATGGGCGCACGCTGCGCTGTGGCGGGGTGGGCAACGTGGACCTGCGCACCGTGGGCACGCGGGTGCCGGTGTTCCCCACCCCGGGAATCCTCGGCCACCCGTGCCGGAAGGTTCACTCCCTGGAGACCCTCCTGGCGGCGCACGACCGGCTGGTCTTCTTCACCGACGGATTGAGCTCCCGGCTGGAGGCCCACCTCACCCAGGGGCGCGATCCTGAGGCCGCCTGTGCTTTGTTGATGGAGCGATACGGGCGCCACACCGATGATGCGACGGTGCTCGTGGTGGATGTGGAGGGAGAATGA
- a CDS encoding ATP-binding protein yields the protein MSPDELHSRLLYVLRGFMPETAARLVLRGTLESLKLPAQELSVGSLPCLIDALEPATRHFMHPAQRPRLSLELKELLNAPLRGLPPRPASLPTPAPPPPPSPSPHLGMPMMARTTVLTIRTEADATTARFTARSLCEELGGKGFECQKVATAVSELVRNQLSYAGGGTIQLHPQRTPRRLLRVLAQDQGPGIPDVALVLSGAYRSKTGLGMGLLGVKRLSDRFEVRTGPTGTQVEFEVFL from the coding sequence GTGAGTCCGGACGAGCTTCACTCCCGGCTGCTGTATGTCCTGCGGGGCTTCATGCCGGAGACCGCGGCCCGGCTGGTGCTTCGCGGCACGCTGGAGTCCTTGAAGCTGCCGGCCCAGGAGCTGTCCGTGGGGTCGTTGCCGTGCCTCATCGACGCGTTGGAGCCTGCCACCCGGCACTTCATGCACCCGGCGCAGCGCCCCCGGCTCTCCCTGGAGCTCAAGGAGCTGCTGAACGCACCCCTGCGGGGGCTGCCGCCGCGCCCCGCGAGCCTGCCCACCCCTGCCCCCCCACCCCCTCCGTCTCCCTCGCCGCACCTGGGCATGCCGATGATGGCCCGGACCACGGTGCTCACCATCCGCACCGAGGCGGACGCCACCACCGCGCGCTTCACCGCGCGCTCGCTCTGCGAGGAGCTGGGCGGCAAGGGCTTCGAGTGCCAGAAGGTGGCCACGGCGGTGAGTGAGCTGGTGCGCAACCAGCTCTCCTACGCCGGAGGGGGCACGATTCAGCTTCACCCCCAGCGCACGCCCCGCCGCCTGCTGCGCGTGCTGGCCCAGGACCAGGGGCCGGGCATCCCGGATGTGGCCCTGGTGCTCTCGGGTGCCTACCGCAGCAAGACGGGCCTGGGCATGGGGCTGCTCGGAGTAAAGCGGCTGTCGGACCGGTTCGAGGTGCGCACGGGCCCCACGGGCACCCAGGTCGAATTCGAGGTCTTCCTATGA
- a CDS encoding ATP-binding protein, producing MSTHSLLIPTHPARLCVPIRLKSDTAVAAAMGRHFARGAGLATVASAEVALVVSELASNLVRHAGSGGTVELWLEADWLVIRAQDRGPGMHHPEQLFAGRQGRPGPLPGESLGEGGPAIQRLTDAVHVHNREGGGLEVVARKRRQALPRKDRW from the coding sequence TTGTCGACCCATTCCCTGCTCATCCCCACACACCCGGCCCGGCTGTGTGTCCCCATCCGGCTCAAGTCGGACACGGCGGTCGCGGCCGCGATGGGACGCCACTTCGCCCGGGGCGCGGGCCTGGCCACGGTGGCCAGCGCGGAGGTGGCCCTCGTCGTGAGCGAGCTGGCCAGCAACCTGGTGCGCCACGCGGGCAGCGGCGGCACCGTGGAGCTGTGGCTGGAGGCCGACTGGCTGGTCATCCGCGCGCAGGACCGGGGGCCGGGGATGCACCATCCCGAGCAACTCTTCGCGGGCCGGCAGGGGCGGCCCGGGCCGCTGCCGGGCGAGAGCCTGGGCGAGGGCGGCCCGGCGATCCAACGCCTGACGGATGCCGTGCACGTCCACAACCGCGAGGGAGGTGGGCTCGAGGTCGTGGCCCGCAAGCGGCGCCAGGCCCTCCCCCGGAAGGACAGGTGGTGA
- a CDS encoding tetratricopeptide repeat protein — MTRTGVLVLQLLTAAPPAPAPPAPAPAVAEEAPALPPEAEALYKLGTAFLAQGQPKRAVVPLTKLSEQMPEVVPARLALARALRLSGDTEKARALLDSAIAASPEEPTLRAERGLLARVLDETDVAITQYSVACELAPTDAELRFNLGETLQRAARADDAIEAYREALKLDEGLTVARVNLGKALAEKGRLAEAKEALAAATERAPSDAEARYNLGVLRMRENDLAGAMGDYRKALELQPRHAPAHNNLGVAHDELGQHALAVEAFKKAIAADPKYAEAHFNLGLAYFRLGDNARATKSFEKALLLEPRRSSGPYTQLGHLYLLQGKKDRAIEAFQKALAASGEDGQKTTEAHQGLARAYLAKGRVDDAVAALKTAVEEFPKDVGARAAYGDALKARGDLDGALAQYEQSVALSPTPEARLALADAYALKRVSAKAQPLYEALLKEEAGHRAAKLGLADLYLAMGRYAEVEQLLQPRDGEEADTAALARLGIMHSRLQRPDKALALLEPVAERDPAQLDARAELGQLYLRGGDKTQAARVLGDVVATEPRHPLGLLYLGQTLYAQGKTKQSEKSFRAAAEADPNAAEPHNALGQLLEAAGRLDEARKAYGRAVELQSNHADAQAALQRLGSSAAASAPAP; from the coding sequence ATGACTCGAACCGGTGTCCTCGTTCTCCAGTTGCTGACCGCCGCGCCCCCCGCCCCGGCCCCTCCGGCCCCGGCGCCGGCCGTGGCCGAGGAGGCCCCCGCGCTGCCGCCCGAGGCGGAGGCCCTCTACAAGCTGGGCACGGCCTTCCTCGCGCAAGGACAGCCCAAGCGGGCGGTGGTGCCCCTGACGAAGCTCTCGGAGCAGATGCCCGAGGTGGTGCCCGCGCGGCTGGCGCTGGCCCGGGCGCTGCGGCTGTCCGGGGACACGGAGAAGGCGCGCGCGCTGCTGGACAGCGCCATCGCGGCCTCGCCCGAGGAGCCCACGCTGCGCGCCGAGCGCGGCCTGCTGGCGCGGGTGCTGGACGAGACGGACGTGGCCATCACCCAGTACTCGGTGGCCTGTGAGCTGGCCCCAACCGACGCCGAGCTGCGCTTCAACCTGGGGGAGACGCTCCAGCGCGCCGCCCGGGCGGACGACGCCATCGAGGCCTACCGGGAGGCGCTCAAGCTGGACGAAGGCCTCACCGTGGCCCGGGTGAACCTGGGCAAGGCCCTGGCCGAGAAGGGCCGCCTGGCGGAGGCCAAGGAGGCGCTGGCCGCCGCCACCGAGCGGGCCCCCTCGGACGCGGAGGCGCGCTACAACCTGGGCGTGCTGCGCATGCGGGAGAACGACCTGGCGGGCGCCATGGGCGACTACCGCAAGGCCCTGGAGCTTCAGCCCCGCCACGCGCCGGCGCACAACAACCTGGGCGTGGCGCACGACGAGCTGGGCCAGCACGCCCTGGCGGTGGAGGCCTTCAAGAAGGCCATCGCCGCGGACCCGAAGTACGCGGAGGCGCACTTCAACCTGGGGCTCGCCTACTTCCGGCTCGGGGACAACGCCCGGGCCACCAAGTCCTTCGAGAAGGCGCTGCTCCTGGAGCCGCGCCGCTCCAGCGGGCCGTACACCCAGCTCGGCCACCTCTACCTCCTCCAGGGCAAGAAGGACCGGGCCATCGAGGCCTTCCAGAAGGCGCTCGCGGCCAGCGGGGAGGACGGGCAGAAGACGACGGAGGCGCACCAGGGCCTGGCCCGGGCCTACCTCGCCAAGGGCCGCGTGGACGACGCGGTGGCCGCGCTGAAGACGGCCGTGGAGGAGTTCCCCAAGGACGTGGGCGCGCGCGCGGCCTACGGGGATGCGCTGAAGGCCCGGGGCGACCTGGACGGCGCCCTCGCCCAGTACGAGCAGAGCGTGGCGCTGTCCCCCACCCCCGAGGCGCGCCTGGCGCTCGCGGACGCCTATGCGCTCAAGCGCGTGAGCGCCAAGGCCCAGCCCCTCTACGAGGCGCTGTTGAAGGAGGAGGCGGGCCACCGCGCGGCGAAGCTAGGGCTGGCGGACCTGTACCTGGCCATGGGGCGCTACGCGGAGGTGGAGCAGCTCCTGCAGCCCCGCGACGGCGAGGAGGCGGACACGGCGGCCCTGGCGCGGCTGGGCATCATGCACTCGCGCCTCCAGCGGCCGGACAAGGCCCTGGCGCTGCTGGAGCCGGTGGCCGAGAGGGACCCGGCGCAGCTCGACGCGCGCGCGGAGCTGGGCCAGCTCTACCTGCGCGGAGGCGACAAGACCCAGGCGGCGCGCGTGCTGGGAGACGTGGTGGCCACGGAGCCCCGGCACCCGCTGGGCCTGCTCTACCTGGGCCAGACCCTCTACGCCCAGGGCAAGACGAAACAGTCGGAGAAGTCCTTCCGGGCCGCGGCCGAGGCGGACCCGAACGCCGCCGAGCCGCACAACGCCCTCGGCCAGCTCCTGGAGGCCGCGGGGAGGCTCGACGAGGCCCGCAAGGCGTACGGCCGGGCCGTGGAGCTCCAGTCGAACCACGCCGATGCGCAGGCCGCCCTCCAGCGGCTGGGCAGCAGCGCCGCGGCCTCGGCCCCCGCGCCCTGA